The following coding sequences are from one Nymphalis io chromosome 17, ilAglIoxx1.1, whole genome shotgun sequence window:
- the LOC126774950 gene encoding protein KRI1 homolog has translation MPKPILFDEDSEEEVEIKTENEYAKRYDTWREKEELHKLEQKYGSKPLNADGTVSSDSDDESDEPPEVSEEVEKQFLKTLALLKTKDPRIYDPSYTFFDEKIEKEKEKEPETKKLTFGDSDDDEDDDPNIFSIEKKAEIDNDNDNKNCKGSSENEKIKEFLIGKVEHVDDEVEKDLAPLRALWSDPKLNDSEAFLRDYILNKRYLDDGDVGEAADKIRDDDDLEEDEKMVEEQGKFERAYNFRFEEPDDEYLKRFPRTMNYIRPKDDRRSRKRAEIRERKEEEKKKKLEEIARMKALKLKEIQEKIAKIKEVTGNQDLAFKDEDIEGDFDPEEHDRRMKALFDEEYYGEADDQKPVFPDLDEELEIENWENFEPEYKQDTENVDEPHCEDTDFNMDADYDPKKAKENLIEELKRNMGKKRRNRKRKSKLAELLSEEKPKFIPDIDKTYAEYMQEYYQMDCEDIIGGDLPTRFKYREVVPNDFGLTVEEILLADDKELTQWVPLKKIVKYRPENVEKGEVKVYSQKAADVRLKKKILPSLFKDLPEEPEIVVPIEVNKKKKKKKTKHTSHENNEDKCDIEITTNTVTTTNTSKTIEIEKQKKGKKKHVNQVNNEETNGLDEIKKITQNNSIETSKKQKKHKQTENKQSVTHDVTENTEIENEILNKKHKKVKVKNINEEPSIDQEITSDASKIEKQKVDKKKRINQENYEEINAVDRTNENNNLGTSKKKKKHKQKENEENIVNTSVNQDNTNESKTLKLQHKKGNNNVHKEPSKYNQETANINKRNKKQEEGKNKKKKAINTFNIETINDKTTPSNGTNDTINERNSKINMSNLKRKSNSTTEENVTKKKIKKSKNFKKVKPNKKSDQDDKMANPLSKLSDERLKAYGLNPKKYRSFLKYKKF, from the exons ATGCCTAAACCAATACTTTTTGATGAGGATTCGGAAGAAGAAGTCGAAATTAAAACAGAAAATGAATATGCCAAGAGGTACGATACTTGGCGAGAAAAAGAAGAATTACACAAAT tgGAACAAAAATACGGCTCCAAACCCTTAAACGCTGACGGAACAGTGTCATCTGACAGTGATGACGAAAGCGATGAGCCGCCAGAGGTTTCTGAAGAGGTGGAGAAACAATTCCTCAAGACCCTCGCTCTTTTGAAAACCAAGGACCCTAGGATATATGATCCTAGTTATACATTTTTTGATGAGAAAATTGAAAAGGAAAAAG AGAAAGAACCAGAAACCAAGAAACTAACATTTGGTGATAGTGATGATGATGAGGATGATGATCCAAATATATTTAGCATTGAAAAGAAAGCAGAGATAGACAATGataatgacaataaaaattgtaaggGAAGTTCAGAG AATGAAAAGATTAAAGAATTCTTAATCGGGAAAGTTGAGCATGTTGACGATGAAGTAGAAAAGGATCTTGCACCACTCAGGGCATTGTGGTCAGACCCTAAATTAAATGACAGCGAAGCATTTTTGAgagattacattttaaataaaag GTATTTAGATGATGGTGACGTTGGTGAAGCTGCTGATAAAATAAGGGATGATGATGATCTGGAAGAAGATGAGAAGATGGTGGAGGAGCAGGGTAAATTTGAGCGTGCCTACAACTTTCGTTTTGAGGAACCCGACGACGAATAT CTAAAACGTTTCCCTCGAACAATGAATTATATCAGACCGAAAGATGACCGCCGTTCCCGCAAGCGAGCTGAGATACGCGAAAGGAAAGAAGAAGAGAAAAAGAAGAAGTTGGAAGAAATAGCCAGGATGAAGGCTCTTAAACTGAAGGAGATACAAGAGAAGATTGCCAAGATCAAAGAGGTCACTGGCAACCAAGACCTAGCTTTCAAG gaCGAAGATATCGAAGGTGATTTTGATCCTGAAGAACACGATAGAAGAATGAAAGCCCTCTTTGACGAGGAGTACTATGGGGAAGCAGATGACCAGAAACCTGTCTTTCCTGATTTGGATGAAGAATTAGAAATTG AAAATTGGGAAAATTTCGAACCGGAGTATAAACAAGACACCGAAAACGTAGATGAACCACATTGTGAAGATACAGATTTTAAT ATGGATGCAGACTATGATCCAAAGAAAGCAAAGGAGAACCTTATAGAAGAATTGAAACGAAACATGGGCAAGAAACGTAGGAATAGAAAACGTAAATCGAAGCTTGCCGAGCTTTTATCAGAAGAGAAACCAAAATTTATACCTGATATTGATAAAACATATGCAGAGTACATGCAGGAGTACTATCAGATGGACTGTGAGGATATTATTGGGGGCGATCTACCCACTAGGTTCAAGTACAGGGAGGTGGTGCCTAATGACTTTGGATTGACTGTTGAAGAG atTCTTCTAGCGGACGACAAAGAATTGACTCAATGGGTGCCACTTAAAAAGATCGTAAAATATCGTCCAGAAAACGTAGAGAAGGGCGAGGTAAAAGTTTACTCGCAAAAAGCAGCCGACGTCAgattgaaaaagaaaatactgCCTAGCTTGTTTAAAGATTTGCCGGA AGAACCAGAAATAGTAGTGCCaatagaagtaaataaaaagaaaaagaagaaaaaaacgaAACATACAAGCCACGAAAACAATGAAGATAAATGTGATATAGAAATTACTACTAACactgttactactactaacacttctaaaactattgaaattgaaaaacaaaagaaaggCAAAAAGAAACATGTCAATCAAGTAAACAATGAAGAAACAAATGGCTTAGacgaaataaagaaaataacgcAGAATAATAGCATTGAAACTTCAAAGAAACagaaaaaacacaaacaaacagAAAACAAACAAAGTGTTACTCATGATGTAACCGAGAACActgaaattgaaaatgaaatctTAAATAAGAAACATAAAAAGGTTAAggtcaaaaatataaatgaagaaCCTAGTATAGACCAAGAAATAACAAGTGACGCTTCtaaaattgaaaaacaaaaagtagACAAAAAGAAACGTATCAATCAAGAAAACTACGAAGAAATAAATGCTGTCGATAgaacaaatgaaaataacaaCTTAGGAACAtccaagaaaaagaaaaaacataaacaaaaagaaaacgAGGAGAATATAGTTAACACAAGTGTAAACCAAGATAATACTAATGAAAGCAAAACCttaaaattacaacataaaaaaggaaataacaATGTACATAAAGAACCAAGTAAATATAATCAAGAAACAGCTAACATTAATAAGAGAAACAAGAAGCAGGAAGAaggaaaaaataagaaaaagaaagcaataaacacatttaatattgaaactatCAATGATAAAACGACCCCCAGTAATGGAACAAATGATACAATTAATGAaagaaatagtaaaattaatatgagtAATTTAAAACGCAAATCAAATTCTACTACAGAAGAAAATGtaactaaaaagaaaataaagaaaagtaaaaatttcaaaaaggttaaaccaaataaaaaaagtgatcAGGATGACAAAATGGCCAATCCATTAAGTAAGCTATCAGATGAAAGACTTAAAGCTTATGGCTTGAATCCGAAAAAATATAGAAGTTTCCTAaagtataagaaattttaa
- the LOC126775031 gene encoding 40S ribosomal protein S9, translating to MVNNRVPSVFSKTYVTPRRPFEKARLDQELKIIGEYGLRNKREVWRVKYTLARIRKAARELLTLEEKDPKRLFEGNALLRRLVRIGVLDEKQMKLDYVLGLKIEDFLERRLQTQVFKAGLAKSIHHARILIRQRHIRVRKQVVNIPSFIVRLDSGKHIDFSLKSPFGGGRPGRVKRKNLRKGQGGGATNDEEED from the exons ATGGTGAACAACCGTGTACCGTCGGTCTTTTCGAAGACTTATGTCACGCCGCGTCGTCCATTCGAGAAGGCGCGTCTCGACCAGGAATTAAAAATCATCGGTGAATATGGTCTCCGTAACAAACGTGAAGTTTGGAGAGTCAAGTACACGCTCGCCCGCATCCGTAAGGCTGCCCGTGAGTTGCTCACATTGGAAGAGAAAGACCCCAAAAGGCTTTTCGAAG gcAATGCACTTCTCCGTCGTCTGGTGAGGATTGGAGTATTGGATGAGAAGCAGATGAAGCTCGATTATGTGCTCGGTCTCAAGATTGAGGACTTCTTAGAGCGTCGTCTCCAAACTCAAGTCTTCAAAGCTGGCTTGGCTAAATCTATCCATCATGCGCGTATTTTGATCAGACAGAGGCATATTCG TGTTCGTAAGCAAGTTGTCAACATCCCATCCTTCATCGTCCGTCTGGACTCTGGCAAGCACATTGACTTCTCCCTGAAGTCACCCTTCGGCGGCGGCAGACCTGGCCGCGTCAAGAGGAAGAACCTGCGCAAGGGCCAGGGCGGTGGTGCCACCAATGATGAAGAGGAGGATTAG
- the LOC126775022 gene encoding pyroglutamyl-peptidase 1 — MSDFDYLFKPIVLVTGFGPFLNHPVNASWEAVKLMNKEEIEKKHNVELVQLEIPVTYENVDEFVPALWDTHTPKLMIHVGVSSIASNITLETQAHRKGYQRLDYFDKCPANNVCSAEGAIRIHTKLDTEKICKDFNDGCPLEDTSAVTSKDAGRYLCEYIYYTSLSVDNTRTLFVHVPDTNIYSSERTARALERILDLCLEQVIAMDSAKEVTERLQSTSLKREN, encoded by the exons ATGAGTGATTTTGATTATCTTTTTAAACCTATAGTTCTGGTAACAGGTTTTGGTCCATTTTTAAATCACCCGGTGAACGCTAGTTGGGAGGCTGTGAAGTTGATGAACAAAGAAGAAATAGAGAAGAAACATAACGTTGAGTTAGTACAGTTGGAGATTCCTGTGACGTATGAAAACGTAGACGAATTTGTGCCCGCACTCTGGGACACTCATACTCCAAAG TTAATGATCCATGTTGGTGTTTCAAGTATTGCTAGTAACATAACATTAGAAACGCAAGCTCATCGAAAAGGGTACCAAAGATTAGACTACTTCGATAAATGTCCCGCGAACAATGTCTGCTCCGCCGAAGGAGCTATAAGAATTCACACAAAGCTCGACACggaaaaaatatgtaaagatTTCAATGATGGATGTCCACTTGAAGATACGAGCGCCGTAACTTCGAAAGACGCTGGCAg ATATCTGTGtgaatatatatactacacttCACTTAGTGTAGATAATACGAGAACACTCTTCGTCCATGTACCAGATACTAACATATATTCTTCAGAAAGAACTGCAAGAGCACTGGAAAGAATTCTGGACCTCTGCTTAGAACAAGTAATTGCAATGGATTCAGCCAAAGAAGTCACAGAGAGACTACAAAGTACTAGCTTAAAAagggaaaattaa